In Spirosoma aureum, a single genomic region encodes these proteins:
- a CDS encoding YybH family protein, giving the protein MKTNQVPLMLAALAATLVFTASCNSPAKESAVTVDNATLKKENETANIEFAGFIAKGDSVGMANFYTEDAKLMLSNAPAIVGRKNIQTAIHNVLGFGIAKAEFTTIDVWGTGDFVSEEGQASLFDKNGTQVIKDKYIVLWKKEAGKWKPFRDITNSDLPLPAAK; this is encoded by the coding sequence ATGAAAACCAACCAGGTACCACTGATGCTGGCTGCACTTGCGGCTACGCTTGTATTCACGGCTAGCTGCAACTCGCCCGCCAAAGAAAGTGCCGTGACGGTCGATAACGCCACACTCAAAAAAGAAAACGAAACCGCCAATATTGAGTTCGCGGGCTTCATCGCCAAAGGCGACTCGGTGGGTATGGCCAATTTTTATACCGAAGACGCCAAACTGATGCTCTCAAATGCACCAGCCATCGTGGGCCGCAAAAATATTCAGACGGCCATACACAACGTCCTCGGTTTTGGAATCGCCAAAGCTGAGTTTACCACTATCGACGTATGGGGAACCGGCGATTTCGTGTCGGAGGAAGGCCAGGCAAGCCTTTTCGATAAAAACGGTACTCAGGTGATTAAGGACAAGTACATCGTCCTCTGGAAAAAGGAAGCTGGTAAATGGAAACCCTTCCGCGACATAACCAATTCCGATCTACCTCTGCCTGCGGCTAAGTAG
- a CDS encoding flavin-containing monooxygenase — MNKPLLDVIVVGAGHAGICVSYYLTKLGVSHLVFEQGRIGESWRSQRWDSFKMNSANKLNLLPQQEPYFGNPEAFTGAIEFALALETYVQQKNLPVKEYCPVVAVHTDQKRAVFRVTVSPEGKETTYFSRQLVIASGGQNRILLPHIAHHLPKSVVQLHASEYKNAHQLPDGNVLVIGSAQSGTQIAQDLLRSGRNVFLSTARVGRIPRRYRGKDIFDWLVEIGFYDTPTDEISSSSLLQVRNPQVSGAGERGKTTSLQSLARSGAVILGRADRAQANTIYFQPDTAENVRYADEFSRHVKQLIDEYIQTNKVLSPLAEIDSDDLPDEDASCASDLTQLNLVKETITSIIWTTGFRGDFSYLKLPVLNEEKLPRHRNGVGAVKGLYFIGLPWLRKRKSAIILGIREDAEFIVDQIVKSSFQGSK, encoded by the coding sequence ATGAATAAGCCGCTATTGGACGTTATTGTGGTTGGCGCGGGGCATGCTGGGATTTGCGTCAGCTATTATCTGACCAAACTTGGAGTCAGCCATCTGGTCTTTGAGCAGGGACGAATCGGGGAATCCTGGCGTTCCCAGCGTTGGGATTCGTTTAAGATGAACTCGGCTAACAAATTGAATCTGCTTCCCCAACAGGAGCCCTATTTTGGTAACCCCGAGGCCTTTACTGGTGCAATTGAATTTGCTTTGGCGCTGGAGACCTATGTACAACAGAAAAATCTGCCGGTCAAAGAATACTGTCCGGTGGTGGCCGTGCATACTGACCAGAAACGAGCTGTTTTTCGGGTTACCGTCTCTCCAGAGGGCAAAGAGACAACTTATTTCAGCCGGCAGCTTGTTATCGCTTCGGGTGGGCAGAATAGGATTCTACTGCCTCATATTGCTCATCACCTACCCAAGTCGGTGGTGCAACTGCACGCCAGTGAATACAAAAATGCTCATCAACTTCCTGACGGAAATGTACTGGTGATAGGGAGTGCCCAATCCGGAACCCAGATCGCCCAGGATTTGCTGCGTTCGGGTCGGAATGTTTTTCTCTCGACGGCCCGGGTTGGCCGGATTCCAAGACGCTACCGGGGCAAAGATATTTTCGACTGGTTGGTTGAGATTGGGTTTTATGATACCCCTACTGACGAAATAAGTTCCTCGTCTTTGTTACAGGTCAGAAACCCGCAGGTGTCGGGAGCCGGTGAGCGGGGGAAAACCACGAGCTTACAGTCCCTAGCCAGAAGTGGAGCCGTCATACTGGGCCGAGCGGACCGAGCCCAGGCAAATACTATTTATTTTCAGCCCGATACAGCTGAGAACGTTAGGTATGCTGACGAATTTTCTCGGCATGTGAAACAGCTCATCGATGAGTACATTCAAACGAATAAGGTGTTGTCTCCCCTTGCCGAGATTGACTCGGATGATTTGCCGGATGAAGATGCCTCCTGTGCGTCTGATCTAACTCAACTGAATCTAGTAAAGGAGACAATTACCTCAATCATCTGGACGACCGGGTTTAGGGGCGATTTTAGCTATCTGAAACTGCCCGTGCTCAATGAGGAGAAGTTACCCAGGCACCGAAACGGAGTTGGCGCAGTCAAGGGACTTTATTTTATCGGGCTCCCCTGGTTAAGGAAACGAAAATCGGCGATAATCCTAGGAATCAGAGAAGATGCGGAGTTTATTGTTGATCAGATTGTAAAAAGCAGCTTCCAAGGCAGTAAGTAA
- a CDS encoding LytR/AlgR family response regulator transcription factor produces the protein MDTPLKLLVVEDDMIIAATIALQLTKLGYEVSGIMPRGEEAIQHAETNRPDLILLDISLKGALDGIDTAHAIHQQWNIPIIYVTANTDEATFNRAKKTRPYAFISKPIRAIELQRAIELAISRLADESPNSANPAPDAPFVLSDRIFVRHREKIVKIFIADILYVEADRNYCHLCTVDKEYLLTTTLKVMEDKLPAAYFVRVHRSYLVNLTLVDEVGEGHIGIKGKTIPLSHNLREALLKRIQTI, from the coding sequence ATGGACACCCCGTTGAAGTTGCTCGTCGTGGAGGACGACATGATCATTGCTGCCACCATCGCCCTGCAACTCACTAAACTTGGCTATGAGGTGAGTGGGATTATGCCTAGGGGCGAAGAAGCCATTCAACATGCTGAAACCAACCGACCTGACCTGATTCTGCTCGATATCAGTCTTAAAGGCGCACTCGACGGTATCGACACAGCCCACGCAATCCACCAGCAGTGGAACATCCCGATTATTTACGTCACGGCCAATACCGACGAAGCTACCTTTAACCGGGCAAAAAAAACTCGTCCCTACGCCTTCATCTCCAAGCCTATCCGGGCAATTGAATTGCAACGAGCTATCGAGCTGGCCATCAGCCGCCTGGCCGATGAGTCGCCCAACTCTGCCAACCCTGCCCCCGATGCGCCCTTTGTACTCAGTGACCGGATTTTTGTGCGGCACCGCGAAAAGATCGTCAAGATTTTCATCGCCGATATTCTCTACGTGGAAGCTGACCGCAACTACTGTCACCTCTGTACCGTAGACAAAGAATACCTGCTGACAACGACCCTGAAGGTGATGGAAGACAAACTCCCGGCGGCCTATTTTGTACGCGTGCATCGATCCTATCTGGTGAATCTGACGCTGGTTGATGAGGTGGGCGAAGGGCATATCGGGATCAAGGGGAAAACGATTCCTCTGAGCCACAACCTGCGCGAGGCACTGCTGAAACGAATCCAGACTATTTGA